Proteins encoded together in one Streptomyces sp. TLI_171 window:
- a CDS encoding LacI family DNA-binding transcriptional regulator, giving the protein MDEAGDRRPPTMADVAQVAGVSHQTVSRVLSDHPNVREATRKRVLQAIAELGYRPNSAARTLVTRRSRTLGVVAANTTLFGPASILAGLERAARQEDYLVASVGLEELTEHALGKALERLGTWGVDGVVVMTPHRHTVAALARLPQPFPIVTVEGGHDLDVPGVAVDQFAGARAITEHLLSLGRTTVWHVAGPGEWIEAEGRLQGWRTALESAGLPVPPHLTGDWSPASGHAAGRQVAEAFRAGDASRPTAVFAANDHMALGVVRALHEAGVRMPEDVAVAGFDDLPEGAYITPPLTTVRQDFTAIGRAGIDLLLRLIDEPGTPVSHVTIAPRLVIRASSAGRSDQRSEELRTSARLQMSE; this is encoded by the coding sequence ATGGATGAGGCTGGCGATCGGCGTCCGCCGACGATGGCCGACGTCGCGCAGGTCGCCGGCGTGTCGCACCAGACCGTCTCCCGCGTGCTCAGCGACCACCCCAACGTCCGCGAGGCGACCAGGAAGCGGGTGCTGCAGGCGATCGCCGAGCTGGGCTACCGGCCGAACTCGGCGGCCCGGACGCTGGTGACCAGGCGCAGCCGGACGCTCGGCGTGGTCGCGGCCAACACCACGCTGTTCGGCCCGGCCAGCATCCTGGCGGGCCTGGAGCGGGCCGCCCGGCAGGAGGACTACCTGGTGGCCTCGGTCGGCCTGGAGGAGCTCACCGAGCACGCCCTCGGCAAGGCGTTGGAGCGGCTGGGCACCTGGGGGGTGGACGGCGTGGTGGTGATGACGCCGCACCGGCACACGGTGGCGGCGCTGGCCCGGCTCCCCCAGCCGTTCCCGATCGTGACGGTGGAGGGCGGGCACGACCTCGACGTCCCCGGGGTGGCCGTGGACCAGTTCGCGGGGGCGCGGGCGATCACCGAGCACCTGCTGTCGCTCGGCCGCACCACCGTCTGGCACGTCGCGGGGCCCGGCGAGTGGATCGAGGCGGAGGGCCGCCTGCAGGGCTGGCGGACCGCCCTGGAGTCGGCGGGCCTCCCGGTGCCGCCGCACCTGACCGGGGACTGGAGCCCGGCGTCCGGTCACGCGGCGGGCCGGCAGGTGGCTGAGGCGTTCCGCGCCGGTGACGCGTCGCGGCCCACGGCGGTGTTCGCCGCCAACGACCACATGGCGCTCGGCGTGGTCCGGGCGTTGCACGAGGCCGGGGTGCGGATGCCGGAGGACGTCGCGGTGGCGGGTTTCGACGACCTGCCCGAGGGCGCGTACATCACGCCGCCGCTGACCACCGTCCGGCAGGACTTCACCGCGATCGGCCGGGCCGGGATCGACCTGCTGCTGCGGCTGATCGACGAGCCGGGCACGCCGGTGTCGCACGTGACCATCGCGCCACGGCTCGTCATCAGGGCCAGCAGTGCCGGCCGGTCGGATCAGCGGTCGGAGGAGCTTCGGACGTCGGCGCGGCTTCAGATGTCGGAGTAG